In the Gemmatimonadota bacterium genome, AGGGGATTCGCGGCCGACGTCGCATCTGCATCTCCCTGGTCGGCGATATACAACTCGTATTGGACCTGGGCGATTTCGGCTTTTTCCTGCTCCTCAAGGAGGGCCACCCGCCGGGCGGCGAGATTGGCCTCGGCTTCCCGCACCCGGTACAGAAAATCCGTCTCTTCTATGCGGATGATCGTCTGGCCCGCCGTTACCCGTCCCCCGCTCTGGAATCCCGGATCCACCCAGTCGATTTTCCCCCCCACCTGCGGTGCGATACCGACCTCGGCGCTTGGCCTCACGGTCCCGGACCCGTAGACCGGTATGGGACCGGTACTGGCCGAAACCAGTCCCGTCTGCGCGAACGGGATCTGGGGCGGGAGTTCGGTGCGGGTCGGTTCGGGTGCCAGTGAAATGAGAAAAGCCGCCAACGCCACTGAAACACCGAGGATGGCGCCGGCGATGACAAAGCTGAAAATGCGGGACATGGCGATTTACTCCAGGACGCTGGCAAGCAGACGTGGTTGAAAGAGGGAACGTATCCCGCATCTGCCGGTCGAGGAAGGACACGTTCCCTCTTTGGTGTCAGGAGCTAGGTTACTCTGCCGGATGGCTTCCCCTTCGTTCAAAGAGTAAACGTGTCCAGCTTTTTTGTGTGATTGGAGGACACGTTCCCTCTTTGCAGTCCACGCGCCCCCCAGCGCGCGGTGCAATACCAGACGCACGTGCCCCAGGTCACGCTGCGCCGTTGCCAGCGCGGACTGCGCGCCTAGGAGGGTGTGCGTTGCCGTCAGGAAATCCTCATAGTCACCCACTCCAGAGACATAACGCTGTTCCTGCAACGCCATTTCGGCCTGAGCCTCTTGCGCCCGCGAAGCCAGTAAGGCATACCGGCGGCGGTTGGCCTCCAGTCCCGCCAGGGCGGCCTCGACCTCGTTGACTGCGCTGACCACGGAACGCCCGTAGGCGGCGGCCGCTTCATTCCAGCGGGCCTCGGCGAGATCAACGTTGCTGCGCAGCCGTGAACCCTGAAATGCGGGGCCAAGCAGGTTGAAGCTCAGGTTCCGGAACCATTGATCCGGGTCGAACCACTCGCCCGCCTCGGCACTTTGCAGCCCGATGGAACCGTACAGGGATAAGCTCGGCAGCAAATCCGCGCGGCGTGCGCCAACGGTGTAGCGGGCCGCTTCCATCCGCTGCCTTGCCGCGTTGACGTCAGGCCGTTGTGCCAGAAGGTCGGCCGGAATGCCTGCCGGAACCGGGTCGAGCGCGGCAGAGGGCGTCAGGGAATCGGGCAACATGCCCGCGAGGTCCGCATGGTACCCCCCCAGGAGCACCCAGAGGCGGCCTTTCGCGTCCGCCAGCAGCGCTTCGATTTGCGGCAACCTGGTTTGCGCGTCGCTCAGGTTCTGCCGCGCCGTATAGAGGGCGCGTGCATCGGTCAGCCCGCGGTCATAGCGGGACTCAGCCAGGGACGCCCGCTGCTGAAAGATTTCCACGACTTCGTCGGCCAGCCGCCGTTGGTGGCGCAGGTCGACGATCTCCAGGTAGGTGCGCACGGTTTCGGCCAGCACACCTATGCGGGCTGTCAGGTAGTCCGACTCCGAAGCCTGCCGCGCGGCGGCGGCGGCGCGCGCGTCGTTGCGATTGCGGCCCCAGAAGTCAAGTTCGTAGGAGATGTCAAGACCCAGGTCGTAGGTCGTCAGGCCGATCCGGTCGGGAATCTCGAAGCCAAAATCGCGGTATACGTCGGAACCCACCCCCAATTCGTCCAGGTACGCGGCAATACCCGCATTGGTAGATGTCTCCATGTCGGTGATACCAAGAGAAGGCTGAAGCAGCGGAAACGCCGGGGCTTTGACGATACGCTCCCGTGCCCTGGCCTGGTCGACCCGGGCAACCGCCTCGGCGAGGTCGAAGTTCGAGGCCAGCACCGCTTCGATAACCTGGTCAAGAACCGGGTCGGCGAACGCCTTCCACCACTCCAGCGGCTCGTATGAGCCGGCAACTTCACTTTCGGCAAACTCGTCGGGTAACTCCATCGCTGCTTCGAGAACCGGAGGCATTCGATTTGGTGTCAGGGAGCAAGCGGAGATGAGACAGCCGACGATTACCGGAAATAACAGTGTGGTTGATCTGATTGGCATGTCGCTGACCCGACAAACTTTAACGTGGTGTTCCGAGGTGTCCGCCTCATTGGAAAAGCATCATCGCGAATTTGCGAGTTCGTTTCAAGCGGTTCGGCGCATCTCCAAGGGGTTGTGTCTCTCCACTCGCAATTTGTCTCGGTAACGTTGCCGATGGCAGGAGCGCAACGAGGTCCGCAGGCCGCTCTAGTACTCAATATGATCCACCTTGCCCTGCCACTCCCGAAAGACTGCTAACGCCTGCTCGCGCAGCAATTGCTGGGCGG is a window encoding:
- a CDS encoding efflux transporter outer membrane subunit; translation: MPIRSTTLLFPVIVGCLISACSLTPNRMPPVLEAAMELPDEFAESEVAGSYEPLEWWKAFADPVLDQVIEAVLASNFDLAEAVARVDQARARERIVKAPAFPLLQPSLGITDMETSTNAGIAAYLDELGVGSDVYRDFGFEIPDRIGLTTYDLGLDISYELDFWGRNRNDARAAAAARQASESDYLTARIGVLAETVRTYLEIVDLRHQRRLADEVVEIFQQRASLAESRYDRGLTDARALYTARQNLSDAQTRLPQIEALLADAKGRLWVLLGGYHADLAGMLPDSLTPSAALDPVPAGIPADLLAQRPDVNAARQRMEAARYTVGARRADLLPSLSLYGSIGLQSAEAGEWFDPDQWFRNLSFNLLGPAFQGSRLRSNVDLAEARWNEAAAAYGRSVVSAVNEVEAALAGLEANRRRYALLASRAQEAQAEMALQEQRYVSGVGDYEDFLTATHTLLGAQSALATAQRDLGHVRLVLHRALGGAWTAKRERVLQSHKKAGHVYSLNEGEAIRQSNLAPDTKEGTCPSSTGRCGIRSLFQPRLLASVLE